One Balaenoptera musculus isolate JJ_BM4_2016_0621 chromosome 13, mBalMus1.pri.v3, whole genome shotgun sequence genomic region harbors:
- the PCBP1 gene encoding poly(rC)-binding protein 1 yields the protein MDAGVTESGLNVTLTIRLLMHGKEVGSIIGKKGESVKRIREESGARINISEGNCPERIITLTGPTNAIFKAFAMIIDKLEEDINSSMTNSTAASRPPVTLRLVVPATQCGSLIGKGGCKIKEIRESTGAQVQVAGDMLPNSTERAITIAGVPQSVTECVKQICLVMLETLSQSPQGRVMTIPYQPMPASSPVICAGGQDRCSDAAGYPHATHDLEGPPLDAYSIQGQHTISPLDLAKLNQVARQQSHFAMMHGGTGFAGIDSSSPEVKGYWASLDASTQTTHELTIPNNLIGCIIGRQGANINEIRQMSGAQIKIANPVEGSSGRQVTITGSAASISLAQYLINARLSSEKGMGCS from the coding sequence ATGGATGCCGGTGTGACTGAAAGTGGACTAAATGTGACTCTCACCATTCGGCTGCTTATGCACGGAAAGGAAGTAGGAAGCATTATTGGGAAGAAAGGGGAGTCGGTTAAGAGGATCCGCGAGGAGAGTGGTGCGCGGATCAACATCTCGGAGGGGAATTGCCCGGAGAGAATCATCACTCTGACCGGCCCCACCAATGCCATCTTTAAGGCCTTCGCTATGATCATCGACAAGCTGGAAGAAGATATCAACAGCTCCATGACCAACAGCACGGCTGCTAGCAGGCCCCCGGTCACCCTGAGGCTGGTGGTGCCGGCCACCCAGTGCGGCTCCCTGATTGGGAAAGGCGGTTGTAAGATCAAAGAGATCCGCGAGAGTACGGGGGCCCAGGTCCAGGTGGCGGGGGATATGCTGCCCAACTCCACCGAGCGGGCCATCACCATTGCTGGCGTGCCGCAGTCTGTCACCGAGTGTGTCAAGCAGATCTGCCTGGTCATGCTGGAGACGCTCTCCCAGTCTCCGCAAGGGAGAGTCATGACCATTCCGTACCAGCCCATGCCGGCCAGCTCTCCAGTGATCTGCGCGGGCGGCCAAGATCGGTGCAGCGACGCTGCTGGCTACCCTCACGCCACCCATGACCTGGAGGGACCACCTCTAGATGCCTACTCGATTCAAGGACAACACACCATTTCTCCGCTCGATCTGGCCAAGCTGAACCAGGTGGCAAGACAGCAGTCTCACTTTGCCATGATGCACGGCGGGACCGGATTCGCCGGAATTGACTCCAGCTCTCCAGAGGTGAAAGGCTATTGGGCAAGTTTGGATGCATCTACTCAAACTACCCATGAACTCACCATTCCAAATAACTTAATTGGCTGCATAATCGGGCGCCAAGGCGCCAACATTAATGAGATCCGCCAGATGTCCGGGGCCCAGATCAAAATTGCTAACCCAGTGGAAGGCTCTTCTGGTAGGCAGGTTACTATCACTGGTTCTGCTGCCAGTATTAGTCTGG